In Solidesulfovibrio carbinoliphilus subsp. oakridgensis, the sequence ATAAATTAAGATTGAGGAAAATGAAGCTACGTTAAAATGGACCTGTGGAAAACGCTTTCACATGTGTGCAAAAGGACGGCCCGTGTCCCAAAATCCACGCCCGGCGGGGGCTGGCGGCCGTGCCCGAAACCCCCCGTCCTGCCTGGGTTCGCAGAAATATTCCTTTATTTCATGTGGTTGCATTGTAGAGAACCAAAGACCCCGGCCCCTGAAAGCGGCCGCTAATCAGCCTTTGCCCTCCGGCCACCTCTCCGTAATGTGCCGCTATGGAAACGATCTGGCCCCGTATCAAAAAGCTTCTTGAACAGACCCTGAGTCCAGGGCTCTATAATCTTTGGATAAAACCCCTTACCGCCCGGGCCCGCGACGGCGTTTTGGAACTGGCCGCGCCCAATGCCTTCGTGGCCTCCTGGGTGCGGGAACGGCTGGCCGATTCCGTGGTCGAGGCCGCGGCTGTGGTCATGGGGTCCCGGCCCCAACTGGTGGTGACCGAAGCCGCCCGGACCGCCGATGCCCCGGCCGCCGCGCCGGCCGCCACCGCCCCGCGTCCGGCCAGGGCGCCCAGGTCCCTGACCCTGCCCATGGCCCCCAAGGCTCCAGATCTCGGCAACGACCGTTTCCGTTTCAGTTACGACGAATTTGTGGTCGGTCCGTCCAACGAGCTGGCCTATGTGGCCAGCCAGGGCATTTGTGACATGTCGTTGTCGGCGGACCAGCTGTTCATCAGTTCCGCGCCCGGCCTCGGCAAGACCCACCTCATCCAGGCCATGGGCAAGCGCCTCTCCCACACCGGCGGCGAAGACGGCCGCAACCTGCGGGTGGCCTATCTTTCGGCCGAGGAGTTCGCCAACCGGCTGGTCATCGCCTTGAAGACCCGGCAGGTCGAGAAGTTCAAGGCCGCCTTCCGCGAGAACGTGGACGTGCTGCTTCTGGAGGACATCCATTTCTTCCGCGACAAGCCGCGCATCCAGGACGAACTCTTAAATACGCTCATTGCCCTTAATTCCCGGGGCTGCCGGCTGGTCTTCACCAGTTCGTTTCTGCCCCGCGACCTGGCCGGCCTCGACGCCCAGCTCCTGTCGCGCATCAGTTCCGGGTTTTTGACGGTTATCGACAAGCCGGACCTGGCCACCAGAAAGCGCATCCTCGAGCGCAAGGCCGCCGTCCACCAGGTCCTGCTGCCGGACGAGGTGTCCACGCTTCTGGCCGACCGGCTCCACGCCGACGTGCGCCAGCTCGAGAGCTGCCTGCAGAACCTGGCCTTGAAGGCCCGGCTTCTCAACTGCCGCATCTCCGTGGATTTGGCCTGGGACGTCCTGCGCCACTACGACCTGGAGGCCCGGTCGCTGACCCTGGAAGACATCGTGGAATACGTCTGCGACGTCTACCGGCTTTCGGCCGACCAGCTCGTGTCCAAATCCCGCAAGCGCCAGTACGTCCTGGCCCGCAACACGGCTTTTCTACTGGCCCGCCAGCACACGGACATGTCCCTGGTCGACATCGGCAACCGGTTCAACCGCCGCCATTCCACCGTGGTCAAGGGCATCACGTCCCTGGAGCGCCACCTGTCCCTGCGCACGCCCCTTGGCCGGGAACTGGAACGGACCATCGAGAGCGTCCGCGCCTAGGCGGCCCGCCGATCCCGCAGCCGTGACACACGTTTTCCCGAGAGCCCCCTTTCCGGGCAGTCCCGCCCGGCAGTGCCGGCGACCGCTCCACCCGCGTTCGCCGTCCCCTGCCGCCGCGAGCGGACGCAAACGACACGACGCCACCAGCTAGGGGGAGGCCGCCATCAGGCCGGGCGGGCGTCGGACATTGTCCGACGCCCGCCTTTTTTTTTCACCGCCGCTAGATCCTTCCCTGCTGCCATCCCACCCCGGCTCCCCATCGAGGGGGTCCGGGGGGAATCATTCTCCCCGGCCGCCGGAGGCCTCTTCCTTTTCCTTCTCTCCTCGCAACACCACCCGGGCGGCTTCGGCGGCGTCGGCGGCCAGGACCACGTCGAGGCCTTCGAGGACATCGTCCGGCAGGGCCGCGACCACTTCGCCGTTGGCCCGGGGCAGGACAACCGTGGTGATGCCGGCCCGTTTGGCGGCCAGGCACTTTTCCCGGATGCCGGCCACGGGCAAAAGGCGGCCGGCCAGCGTCATCTCGCCGGTCGCGGCCGCGTCGCAGCGGGCCGGGCGGCCGGTCAAAAGCGAGAGCAGGGCGCAGAAGATGGTGACCCCGGCCGAGGGGCCGTCCTTGGTGACGGCCCCGGCCGGAAAGTGGATGTGCAGGTCGGTCTTTTCGAAAAAGCCGGGTTCCACACCCAACGCGGCGGCCTGGCTGCGGATGTGGCTGAGCGCCGCCTGGGCCGATTCTCGCAGCACCTCGCCCAAAGAGCCCGTCAGAAGCAGCTGGCCCGTGCCCGGCATCCGGGCGGTCTCGACAAAGACGATCTCGCCGCCGTGCTCGCCGACCACCAGGCCCGTGACCACGCCGACCCGGTCCCCGGCCTCGGCCGCCTCGCGGGTGAAGCGGCGGGGGCCAAGGAGCGTCGGGATGTCCGGGGCGTCGATGCGGGCCGGGGCTTGCCCCGCGTTCTCGAAGGTCAGTTTGGCCAGCCGGCGGCAGGCCGTGCCGATCTCCCGGGACAGGCCCCGCAGCCCGGATTCCCGGGTGTAGTCGTCGATGATGCGGGAAAGGGCCTGGTCGGTGAAGGAGACCGAGGCCTGGGACAGGCCGTTTTCGCGCAAATGGCGGGGCAGGAGGAAATCTTTGGCGATGCCGCATTTTTCCCGGTCCGTGTAGCCCGGGAAGGCCAGGTTCTCCAGACGGTCGAGGAGGGGGCCCGGCAGGCGCGAGACGTCGTTGGCCGTGGCGAGGAACATGATGCGCGACAGGTCGAAGGGGATTTCGAGAAAATTGTCGGAAAACCGGGCGTTCTGCTCGGGATCGAGGATTTCCAGCAGGGCCGAGGCGGCGTCGCCGCGAAAATCGCTGCCGATCTTGTCGATTTCGTCCAGCATGAAGACCGGGTTGGCCACGCCCACGCGCGTGAGTTCCTTTAAGATGCGACCCGGCATGGCCCCGACGTAGGTACGTCGGTGGCCGCGAAGCTCGGCCTCGTCGCGAAGGCCGGCCAGGGAGACGCGCACGAACTCCCGGCCGAGCGACTCGGCCACGGCCTGGCCGACGGAAGTCTTGCCCACGCCCGGCGGGCCGGAAAAGCACAGGACCGGCCCCCGGCCCGGGCTGGACGCGGTCCTGGCCTCCAGGACCGCGCGCACGGTCCGCTTGAGTTCGTCCAGATTGACGGGCTTGCCGAGGTAGTGGGCCGCCCCGGCCCGCAGGGCCTCCACGGCCGTGCCGACCGTGGCGAAGCCCGTGACCATGACCACCGCCGCGTCCGGGGCCACCCGCCGCAGCCGCCGCAACAGCTCCATGCCGTCCAGGCGTTCCATCTTGAGATCTGTCACCACCACATCGGCCTCGAAGCCGCCGGTCAGGACGTCGAGCGCTTCGAGCCCGTCCCCGGCCACCCGCACCTCGTAGCCTTCCCGGCCAAGGACATGGGCCATGTTGGTCCGGGCGATCTCCTCGTCGTCGACCACGAGCAGCCGGGGCCGGGCCGCGCCGCGCAGGGCCCGGGCGGCCAAAAACTCCAGGATGCGCTCCTTGACCGGGGCCAGGCCGTGGTGGCGGGCGTCCAGCACGTCCCTGGCCCGGGTCAGGTCGAGGGTGTCCCGGGTGCAGGCGTTCCACGGCAGTTTCAGGATGCATTCCAGGTAATGGATGCCAACGGCATACTCGGCCACGGACGGGTCGGTCTTCTCGAGCCTGGCCAGTTCGCGGCCGGCGGCGGCGGCGGCCTGGGCCGGCAGTCGGGCGGCGTCGAGGGAACGGCGCAGGGTGTCGAGGACGCCGGTGTCCTCGGTCGGTGCGTCCGGGTCGGCGGCCGTGGCCGGACGGGGTTTGCTGCGGAAAAACATGGGCTTCTCCTTGGTGCCGGGCTGGCCGCCACCCTAGCGCCAAAAGACCGGGCCGGGCAAATCCCCTGCTGACTGAGTGCTCAGTCGGGTGTTGCAGGATGTTACGAAAAATCGCCTTCGTTGCAATCTGCAACGCCTGCTCCCCTTTGCCCGAAATCCGCCTGCCAAGGTGTCCCTGGGCGCACCGGACACGCTCCCGTTGCATATCGCAACGATCCACCTGCCCCGGCCGGCGACCAGTTTTGCGAGAATAATAAATTAAAATAGTATGTTATAATATTTCCTCAAGCGGCACGCATCTTGTTCTTTAAGGCACATCCGGCCGCCAAGGCCCGAACAGACGAGGGAGCCGCATGCACGACGCCAGACCGACCACGAGCCCGACCGAGGCCGCCGCCAACCGTCCCCACCAGGTGTTGGTGGTGATCCGGGGAGGCGGAGCCAGGCAGGCCCTTTCCGACTACGCCCTGGGCGTGGCCGAGCGGCTGGGGCTTTCGGTGCTGGCCGCCTATGTCGATACGCTGCCCCGGTTCGGGGACAGGCAGGCCCGGCGGGAACGGTTCGCCGCCGGCGTGGCCCATGACGCGGCCGCGTTCCGGGAAAAGGCCGGAGAGCGGGACATTGGGTTCGAGCACGTCACGGTCTCGGGCAAGGCGTCCGAGGCCGTGGTGGCCCTCACGCACGGGGGCCGGCGGATCGATTTCGTGGTGCTCGACCCGGCGATACGGCTTGAAGAGGTGGCCAGGCGGTCGCCGGTCCCCGTGTTCGGCCTCGATGTGGCCGACGGGGACAGGGCGGGGCGCCGGGGCCGTTTTCCCTCGCAACACCAAACCCCTGGGAGGTTGTCCATGTCCGAGAAGATGCGCAAGCGAAACGCGGTCCGGTCGGTCGTCTTCGGCGCGGGCGCCGTGGCCCTCTACGCCGCGGTGTTCACGCATTCGGAACTTTTCACCAACCTGTCGGCCAAGGGCGGCATGTACGCCGTGGTGCCGGTGATCACGGTCTTCCTCTTTTCCTACGTGCACGGCAGCTTCACCAGCGCCTTCTGGTCGGCGCTCGGCATCGAGGCCTCCAAGGGCGCCACGGCCAAGAAACAGCCGACCGCCCACACCGAGAAGCGCAAGGACGGCCGGGCCGCCGCCCGCATCAACGCCTGATTCGCGGAAGCGCGGCCAGGGAAGATCCTGTTTCGCACTGGAACGGGCGATCCGGAAGGCCGGATGCGTCCGACGGCACTTGGGCACATAAACAACGCGGAGGAGCGGATATGCACGGCGCGGGCGAAATGATCAGCTTCATCGATCTCAATCTCTATTCCATTGTTTTCCTGTTTCTGGTCGGCTTCATCGGCGGCCTGGTCAGCGGCTTCATCGGTTCGGGCGGTGCCTTTGTGCTCACCCCCGGCATGATGAGCCTTGGCGTGCCCGGCCCCGTGGCCGTGGCCAGCAACATGTGCCACAAGTTTCCCAAGGCCCTGGTCGGTTCCATCAAGCGCTACCGCTACGGCCAGGTGGACATCAAGCTCGGCGTCATCATGGGCCTTTTCGCGGAAATCGGCGTCCAGGCCGGCATCCACGTCCAGCAGATCATCCTGGAGAAATGGGGCGAGGCCGGCTCGAACCTCTACGTCAGCCTGTCGTTCGTGTTCGTGCTCCTGACCGTCGGCAGCTTCGTCATGCGCGACGCCCTGCGCCTGGCCAAAAACGACGGCCAGGGCAAGCCCAACAAGCTGGCCCAGCGGCTGCAGGCCATCGAACTGTGGCCCATGATGACCTTCAAGCGGGCCGGCGTGCGCATCTCGGTCTGGTTTCTCATCCCCGTCGCCCTGGCCACGGGCATGCTGGCCGCGACCATCGCGGTCGGCGGCTTCATCGGCGTGCCGGGCCTCATGTACATCATCGGCGTGACCAGCATCGTGGCCTCGGCCACCGAACTCGTCATCGCCTTTGTCATGGGCCTTGGCGGCACCCTCATCTGGGCCTACTACGGCATGGTCGACATCCGGCTGACGCTCATCATCCTCGGCGGCTCGCTTTTCGGCGTCCAGCTCGGCGCCATCGGCACCACCTATGTCAAGGAATACATGATCAAGATGGTCATGGCCATCATCATGCTGATCGTGGCCTTCAGCCGTTTCCTGGCCATGCCCAAGTACTTGAACAAGCTCGCCCTGACCGATTTCTCGGACACGGTGGTTAGCATGCTCAACCAGACGAGCTTCGGCGTGATGGTCGTGGCCCTGCTCGTTGGCGCCGGCATCATCCTGGCGGCCATGTTCAAGGCCCGCCGGCTCGAAAGCCGGGCCTAGCTGCCCAGAAGGAAGACGGCGGCATTTTTTAATAAAAAATAATCATCTTCGATGGTTCTTTATTAAAAAGCACGTCCTGTTCCCTGGGCGCGGCACGGGCGGCGCATCCCGACACGGGGCGCCGCGTGGCACGAAAGAGACGCAGCGAAGGCAACCGCTCCTTTCCAAATCCGCCGCGCCGTCCCGGGGAGCGGCCACGCTCCCCGGGACGGCCATCCGGAGGGACCATGTACCTGCACCGTCCCAAGACCCTCGTCGTCGGCCTCGACGGTTCTCCGGCCTCCCGGGGGGCCTTTGCCCAGGCCATGATCCTGGCCGCCTCCCTGCGGGGACGCCTGGTGGCCGTGGCGGTCGTGCCCGGGCTCGGGGGCCTGGAGCGCATCGGCCGGGAGCGCGAGCGCCGGGAGCTGTTGCGGCCCTACGAAGAGGCCCTGGCCGAGGCCGGGGAGGCCGCGGCCGCCGCCTCGCTGCCGCTGAAAAAAGTGATCGAGACCGGCGAGGCCTTCGAGCGGCTGGTGGACGTGGCCGAAGCCGAGGAGGCGAGCCTGGTGGTCATCGGCGACGCGCGCCGGGCCTACATGGAGCGGGTGCTCCTCGGGCGCAACGTGGCCAAGGTCATCGGCTACAGCCCGTGCGACGTGCTGGTGGTGCCGGAGGGCACGGCCCTCGATTTTTCCCGGGTGGTCACGGCCGTGGACGGCTCCCGGCAGAGCTTGGCCGCCGCCGGCCGGGCCCTGGGCCTGGCCGCCGCCTACGGCGGGACGCTCGCCGTGGTGTCGGTCCTGGACGTGCCCGTGGACCGCCATCTCATCTACGGCATTTTCGAGGACATCAAGCGCCGGGCCTTGGTCGCCACCGGAGCCGTGGCCAAGGCGGCCAAGGCCCGGGGCGTGGCCGCCGACGTCCTCTTGCTCGAAGGCTCGCCCTACCGGGGCATCGCCTCCTTTGCCCGGGACGCCTGCGCCGGTTGCCTGGTGCTCGGGTCCTACGGCAAAAGCGGCCTGCGCCGGCTGCTCCTTGGCAGCGTGGCCGAGCGGGTCCTGGCCCTGGCCCCGTGCCCGGTGCTGGTGGTCAAGGCCGCCCCCGGCGACCCGGACGCCATTGCCGGCGACGCGGACGAGGCGCTTGGAGCCGAGGCCGAATAACCTCTTTTCCCTTGGAGGACGGTATGGATATGCGACTGGCTTTTACCGGGTTCTTGTTTGCCTTTTGCGCCGTGGTGCTGGCCGATCGCGTCTATGGCTTCTCCGAACGCTTCCTGGCGGCCCGGGGCCGGACCCGGCCGGGGGCGGCCGCGTCCAGGCCCGACTGGACCGACGGCCCGGCCTGCGACTGGTACGTGCACTTTTACCGCAGCGACCTGACCGGCGAGACCGTCCGTCCGGTCCGGTCTGCTCCCGCGGCACCGTCGCCCACGTTCCGGGCGCCGTCGGCCGCTTCCCGCCGGGACACCCGGCCAAGGGTGCGGGCCTAGGCCATACGGGAGTCAGAATGGTCGGGGGGGAGCTTCCGGCGGCCAATGGGCTGCCACCCTTTGAAATCCCATCATGATCCGGGAGACCGCAAACGCCCCCGCATCCGCCACACCCCGCCGGGGAGGGTCCGGGAGGGGATCACCCCCTCCCGGCCGCCGGAGGCATTCGCCTAAAAAAAGCCCGGAACGGTGCACCGTTCCGGGCTTTTTTTAGGCCGCGCGGGCCTGGGACTA encodes:
- a CDS encoding chromosomal replication initiator protein DnaA, which translates into the protein METIWPRIKKLLEQTLSPGLYNLWIKPLTARARDGVLELAAPNAFVASWVRERLADSVVEAAAVVMGSRPQLVVTEAARTADAPAAAPAATAPRPARAPRSLTLPMAPKAPDLGNDRFRFSYDEFVVGPSNELAYVASQGICDMSLSADQLFISSAPGLGKTHLIQAMGKRLSHTGGEDGRNLRVAYLSAEEFANRLVIALKTRQVEKFKAAFRENVDVLLLEDIHFFRDKPRIQDELLNTLIALNSRGCRLVFTSSFLPRDLAGLDAQLLSRISSGFLTVIDKPDLATRKRILERKAAVHQVLLPDEVSTLLADRLHADVRQLESCLQNLALKARLLNCRISVDLAWDVLRHYDLEARSLTLEDIVEYVCDVYRLSADQLVSKSRKRQYVLARNTAFLLARQHTDMSLVDIGNRFNRRHSTVVKGITSLERHLSLRTPLGRELERTIESVRA
- a CDS encoding S16 family serine protease — encoded protein: MFFRSKPRPATAADPDAPTEDTGVLDTLRRSLDAARLPAQAAAAAGRELARLEKTDPSVAEYAVGIHYLECILKLPWNACTRDTLDLTRARDVLDARHHGLAPVKERILEFLAARALRGAARPRLLVVDDEEIARTNMAHVLGREGYEVRVAGDGLEALDVLTGGFEADVVVTDLKMERLDGMELLRRLRRVAPDAAVVMVTGFATVGTAVEALRAGAAHYLGKPVNLDELKRTVRAVLEARTASSPGRGPVLCFSGPPGVGKTSVGQAVAESLGREFVRVSLAGLRDEAELRGHRRTYVGAMPGRILKELTRVGVANPVFMLDEIDKIGSDFRGDAASALLEILDPEQNARFSDNFLEIPFDLSRIMFLATANDVSRLPGPLLDRLENLAFPGYTDREKCGIAKDFLLPRHLRENGLSQASVSFTDQALSRIIDDYTRESGLRGLSREIGTACRRLAKLTFENAGQAPARIDAPDIPTLLGPRRFTREAAEAGDRVGVVTGLVVGEHGGEIVFVETARMPGTGQLLLTGSLGEVLRESAQAALSHIRSQAAALGVEPGFFEKTDLHIHFPAGAVTKDGPSAGVTIFCALLSLLTGRPARCDAAATGEMTLAGRLLPVAGIREKCLAAKRAGITTVVLPRANGEVVAALPDDVLEGLDVVLAADAAEAARVVLRGEKEKEEASGGRGE
- a CDS encoding universal stress protein; protein product: MHDARPTTSPTEAAANRPHQVLVVIRGGGARQALSDYALGVAERLGLSVLAAYVDTLPRFGDRQARRERFAAGVAHDAAAFREKAGERDIGFEHVTVSGKASEAVVALTHGGRRIDFVVLDPAIRLEEVARRSPVPVFGLDVADGDRAGRRGRFPSQHQTPGRLSMSEKMRKRNAVRSVVFGAGAVALYAAVFTHSELFTNLSAKGGMYAVVPVITVFLFSYVHGSFTSAFWSALGIEASKGATAKKQPTAHTEKRKDGRAAARINA
- a CDS encoding sulfite exporter TauE/SafE family protein yields the protein MHGAGEMISFIDLNLYSIVFLFLVGFIGGLVSGFIGSGGAFVLTPGMMSLGVPGPVAVASNMCHKFPKALVGSIKRYRYGQVDIKLGVIMGLFAEIGVQAGIHVQQIILEKWGEAGSNLYVSLSFVFVLLTVGSFVMRDALRLAKNDGQGKPNKLAQRLQAIELWPMMTFKRAGVRISVWFLIPVALATGMLAATIAVGGFIGVPGLMYIIGVTSIVASATELVIAFVMGLGGTLIWAYYGMVDIRLTLIILGGSLFGVQLGAIGTTYVKEYMIKMVMAIIMLIVAFSRFLAMPKYLNKLALTDFSDTVVSMLNQTSFGVMVVALLVGAGIILAAMFKARRLESRA
- a CDS encoding universal stress protein, whose protein sequence is MYLHRPKTLVVGLDGSPASRGAFAQAMILAASLRGRLVAVAVVPGLGGLERIGRERERRELLRPYEEALAEAGEAAAAASLPLKKVIETGEAFERLVDVAEAEEASLVVIGDARRAYMERVLLGRNVAKVIGYSPCDVLVVPEGTALDFSRVVTAVDGSRQSLAAAGRALGLAAAYGGTLAVVSVLDVPVDRHLIYGIFEDIKRRALVATGAVAKAAKARGVAADVLLLEGSPYRGIASFARDACAGCLVLGSYGKSGLRRLLLGSVAERVLALAPCPVLVVKAAPGDPDAIAGDADEALGAEAE